One region of Mycobacterium riyadhense genomic DNA includes:
- a CDS encoding Lsr2 family DNA-binding protein, with amino-acid sequence MSTTIDHVTNVAHELRKRMGSRDFQMTARADFTELYRNISGIPKAKIKSGLAERIEEALLNEGIRVYPRLAVVGSGESVWLYRSPEMVRLFNAMNNPSEGHAKFLGRVLRQMRGDWDFGRNGKNPPTPTSPARPYLSPPRDGETERAWARRNKIEVGDRGRISGEIRHAYQEALSRQRN; translated from the coding sequence ATGAGCACAACCATCGATCACGTCACCAACGTCGCTCACGAACTGCGTAAGCGCATGGGTTCCAGAGATTTTCAAATGACGGCTCGCGCCGACTTCACCGAACTGTACCGCAATATTTCTGGGATACCGAAGGCCAAGATCAAGAGTGGCTTGGCCGAACGTATCGAGGAAGCCCTGCTAAACGAGGGTATACGGGTCTATCCACGCCTAGCCGTCGTCGGTAGTGGCGAGAGTGTATGGCTCTACCGTTCCCCCGAGATGGTCCGGCTGTTCAACGCGATGAACAACCCCAGCGAGGGCCACGCAAAGTTTCTCGGGAGGGTGCTGCGACAGATGCGCGGTGACTGGGATTTTGGTCGCAACGGCAAGAACCCGCCGACACCGACATCGCCGGCCAGACCGTACCTGTCCCCGCCCCGCGACGGGGAAACGGAGCGGGCGTGGGCCCGGCGCAACAAGATCGAGGTCGGTGACCGCGGCCGGATCTCCGGAGAGATCCGCCATGCGTATCAGGAGGCCTTGAGCAGACAGCGGAACTGA